One Prinia subflava isolate CZ2003 ecotype Zambia chromosome 8, Cam_Psub_1.2, whole genome shotgun sequence DNA window includes the following coding sequences:
- the LOC134553154 gene encoding merlin-like produces the protein MIWCGCPHQLKNMSIRGLKKKQPKTFKVRIITVDAEMEFSCEMKWKGKDLFDLVCRALGLRETWFFGLQYTIKGMCTWLKMDKKVLDQEIPKEDPISFHFLAKFYPEKVEEELLQEITQHLFFLQVKKQILDEEIYCSPEATVLLASYAVQAKYGDYDPNFHEPGFLAHDELLPKRVLRQYQLTAEMWEEKITAWYAEHRGIARDEAEMNYLKIAQDLEMYGVNYFPIAQNKNHTDLLLGVDAKGIHIYSINNRFSPNKSFEWSSIRNISCSEKELTIKPLDKKAEVFKFFSSQLKVNKLIFQLCIGNHDLFMRRRKVDSIEIQQMKAQAREEKARKKMESQRLAREKQLREEAERAKEELERRLFQLEDEARQANEALLRSQEAAELLAEKAQIAEEEAKLLAQNAAEAEQERQRLEITALKSKEEKRLMEQKMREAELIAVKLVKESDRRAKEAEHLKQDLLEAREAERKAKQRLLDITRLNYPHMAKYPQYSPGDSREANFDKGATKLDLKDIDLKRLSFEIERERLDYLEKSRKFEDRLKELKSEIHALKLEEKQAGLYSHWNEVLGSLDRSLGSAPSWMKSFETGDSLDVNLQRPFPAYLLNTASSWPCTNKIQHTVPVEKSSSQANSLAANSVGTGTRKQIIKVQQHDSDVIYI, from the exons atGAAGTGGaagggaaaggatttgtttgaCCTGGTGTGCCGAGCCCTTGGTTTAAGGGAGACTTGGTTCTTTGGGCTGCAGTACACAATTAAAGGAATGTGCACCTGGTTAAAGATGGACAAAAAG GTTTTAGATCAAGAAATCCCCAAAGAAGATCCCATTAGCTTTCATTTTTTGGCTAAATTCTACCCAGAGAAGGTAGAAGAGGAGCTCTTACAGGAAATTACCCAGCATTTATTCTTCCTTCAG GTTAAGAAGCAGATCCTGGATGAGGAAATCTATTGCTCACCAGAAGCTACAGTTTTACTGGCTTCTTATGCTGTTCAGGCCAAG TATGGTGACTACGACCCGAATTTCCATGAGCCAGGCTTTCTAGCCCATGATGAGCTGTTACCCAAAAGG gTGCTCCGGCAGTACCAGCTGACAGCAGAGATGTGGGAAGAGAAAATCACTGCCTGGtatgctgagcacaggggcatAGCCAG GGATGAAGCTGAGATGAACTACCTGAAAATTGCCCAAGACTTGGAAATGTACGGTGTCAATTATTTCCCAATTGCT caaaataaaaaccacacagaTCTCCTGCTTGGAGTTGATGCCAAAGGTATCCATATCTACAGCATTAATAACAGGTTTTCTCCCAATAAATCCTTTGAGTGGAGCTCTATCAGAAACATTTCCTGTAGTGAGAAAGAG TTAACTATTAAACCCCTTGACAAGAAAGCAGAAGTCTTCAAGTTCTTTTCCTCGCAGCTCAAAGTGAACAAACTG ATTTTCCAGTTGTGCATTGGAAACCACGACCTATTTATGAGGAGGAGAAAAGTGGACTCCATAGAGATCCAGCAGATGAAAGCACAAgccagggaagaaaaagccagaaaaaag ATGGAGAGCCAGAGGCTGGCCAGGGAGAAGCAGCTCCGAGAAGAAGCTGAGAGAGCCAAAGAAGAGCTGGAAAGGCgccttttccagctggaagATGAAGCCAGGCAGGCCAACGAGGCCCTG CTCCGATcgcaggaagcagcagagctgctggctgagaAAGCCCAGATTGCAGAGGAAGAGGCCAAGCTGCTGGCCCAGAACGCCgcagaggctgagcaggagcGCCAGAGGCTGGAGATCACAGCTCTGAAAAGCAAGGAGGAGAAGCGGCTGATGGAGCAGAAGATGCGGGAGGCGGAGCTGATCGCGgtgaagctggtgaaggagtCTGACAGGag agcCAAGGAAGCAGAGCACCTGAAGCAAGACCTGCTCGAGGCCCGGGAGGCCGAGCGCAAAGCGAAGCAGAGGCTCTTGGACATCACCAGGCTGAATTATCCT CACATGGCCAAGTACCCCCAGTACAGCCCAGGTGACAGCAGAGAGGCCAACTTTGACAAAGGAGCCACCAAGCTGGACTTGAAGGACATCGACCTCAAGAGACTCTCCTTTgagatagagagagagag GCTGGACTACTTagaaaagagcaggaaattCGAAGATCGACTGAAAGAGCTGAAGTCTGAAATCCATGCTCTGAAACTGGAGGAAAAACAGGCTGGGCTTTACAGTCACTGGAATGAAGTCCTGGGCTCCTTGGATCGCTCCTTGGGAAGT GCCCCATCATGGATGAAAAGCTTCGAAACTGGAGATTCATTGGATGTAAATCTTCAAAGACCTTTCCCTGCTTATTTGTTAAACACTGCAAGCAGCTGGCCCTGCACCAACAAAATTCAGCACACGGTGCCAGTGGAAAAGTCATCTTCCCAAGCCAATTCCTTGGCTGCCAACAGTGTGGGCACAGGGACCAGAAAACAGATTATAAAG GTTCAGCAGCATGACTCAGATGTGATCTACATTTGA